Proteins found in one Chloracidobacterium sp. genomic segment:
- a CDS encoding helix-turn-helix transcriptional regulator, protein MGFKNESLINTVELGRAIKRHREELKLSLRDVADLTEVSASTLSRIENGTGRPDADNIARLTQWLDMPVDRLMRHADESVEPVIYYPHEATPEIVEAHLRADRKLSPETAEALSELFRVAYQQFSKVK, encoded by the coding sequence ATGGGATTCAAAAATGAAAGCTTAATCAACACCGTCGAACTCGGACGTGCGATCAAACGTCATCGCGAAGAGCTCAAGCTCAGCTTGCGTGATGTTGCTGATCTTACGGAAGTTTCGGCCTCGACTCTCTCACGTATCGAGAACGGAACCGGTCGCCCCGATGCCGATAATATTGCCCGGCTGACACAATGGCTGGATATGCCGGTCGATCGTCTGATGAGACACGCTGACGAGTCTGTCGAGCCTGTGATCTATTATCCGCACGAGGCGACGCCTGAGATCGTTGAGGCTCACCTGCGGGCTGACCGGAAACTGTCGCCTGAGACTGCTGAGGCGCTGTCGGAACTTTTCAGAGTCGCATATCAGCAGTTCAGCAAGGTTAAATAA
- the aroF gene encoding 3-deoxy-7-phosphoheptulonate synthase — MLIVMKSGASASEIEKVLEVIDALGYRAHSLPGANRTAIGVTGNPGAIDPSHFENLAGVAQAIRVTQPYKLISKDLRPEKSVIKVGTATIGGSELAMIAGPCALENHEQVFSTAKIVAESGAKFFRGGAYKPRTSPYAFQGLGVDGLKMMTEVREQYGLNIVTEAMDEQGVDAVEKYGDCIQIGARNMQNFSLLKYVGQTRKPVLLKRGLSATLEEFLLAAEYIMAEGNYEVILCERGIRTFATHARNTLDLSVVPAVHRISHLPIIVDPSHGTGRNYMVEPLARASVAVGADGLIIEVHPCPEDALCDGAQALTPGQYLHLVEQVRRIYEVTADNSVAQTSS, encoded by the coding sequence ATGCTTATCGTAATGAAGTCCGGTGCATCTGCATCGGAAATTGAAAAAGTTTTAGAGGTTATCGACGCACTGGGCTACCGGGCTCATTCGCTGCCCGGAGCTAATCGTACCGCGATCGGCGTCACCGGCAATCCGGGTGCGATCGATCCATCGCATTTCGAAAACCTTGCCGGCGTTGCTCAGGCTATCCGCGTCACGCAACCCTACAAGCTCATCTCGAAAGATCTGCGGCCTGAAAAGTCTGTGATCAAGGTCGGGACCGCGACCATCGGCGGCAGCGAACTGGCGATGATCGCCGGGCCGTGCGCTCTCGAAAATCACGAGCAGGTATTCTCCACCGCCAAGATCGTTGCCGAGAGCGGTGCCAAGTTTTTTCGCGGCGGCGCCTACAAACCGCGCACGTCGCCATACGCATTTCAGGGCCTCGGTGTAGACGGGCTCAAAATGATGACTGAGGTGCGTGAACAATATGGCCTCAATATTGTCACCGAAGCAATGGACGAGCAGGGCGTCGACGCAGTTGAGAAATACGGCGACTGCATCCAGATCGGTGCCCGTAATATGCAAAATTTCTCGCTGCTCAAATATGTCGGTCAAACGAGAAAGCCCGTTTTGCTCAAACGCGGGCTATCGGCAACGCTCGAGGAATTTCTGCTTGCTGCCGAGTATATTATGGCCGAGGGCAACTACGAAGTGATCCTTTGCGAACGCGGCATCCGAACATTTGCTACGCACGCCAGAAACACCTTGGATCTGTCGGTGGTGCCGGCGGTACATCGCATCTCGCACCTTCCGATCATTGTCGATCCGTCGCACGGCACAGGCCGTAATTATATGGTTGAGCCGCTCGCTCGAGCGTCGGTTGCGGTCGGCGCGGACGGACTGATCATCGAGGTGCATCCGTGTCCCGAGGATGCCCTTTGCGACGGAGCACAGGCATTGACGCCCGGTCAGTACCTCCACCTGGTGGAACAAGTGCGGCGGATCTATGAGGTGACGGCTGATAACTCGGTCGCTCAGACATCTAGTTAA
- a CDS encoding tryptophan synthase subunit alpha — protein MSRITDRLVEAKHRGGGFIPFVTAGDPDFATSLAIIQKLAELGADVIELGVPFSDPMADGPTIQRSSERSLKGGMTLAKVLTLAAEFRKQSDVPLVLFSYFNPIMNYGLERFTVEAAECGVDGVLLTDVIEDEAATIATRFDRVGIDLISLVAPTTTDERLEAICGRARGFIYAVSRAGVTGARQDISNSAEDLVKRVRAFTDLPIAVGFGISTLGQVEEVCRFADSAVVGSAIVAEIERSISANDTIPIVDSFVRSILPQFAKTGAEN, from the coding sequence ATGAGTCGCATTACCGACAGATTGGTCGAGGCAAAGCATCGCGGCGGCGGCTTCATTCCGTTCGTCACGGCCGGTGATCCCGATTTCGCGACTTCCCTCGCAATTATTCAGAAACTCGCCGAACTCGGCGCCGACGTTATCGAACTCGGCGTTCCGTTCAGTGACCCGATGGCCGACGGTCCGACGATACAGCGGTCATCCGAACGCTCGCTTAAGGGCGGGATGACGCTGGCAAAAGTTCTTACACTGGCTGCGGAGTTTCGAAAGCAGAGCGACGTTCCGCTCGTCCTATTTAGCTATTTCAACCCGATAATGAATTACGGGCTTGAACGCTTTACGGTCGAGGCCGCCGAGTGCGGCGTCGATGGTGTTCTATTGACTGATGTCATTGAGGACGAGGCGGCGACTATCGCGACTCGATTTGACAGAGTCGGCATTGACCTTATATCACTCGTCGCTCCGACAACGACGGACGAAAGGCTCGAGGCCATCTGCGGGCGTGCTCGTGGATTTATATATGCGGTGTCGCGGGCCGGAGTGACCGGTGCCCGGCAAGATATCAGCAATAGTGCCGAAGACTTGGTCAAACGAGTTCGGGCATTTACGGATCTGCCGATCGCCGTCGGATTCGGCATTTCGACACTCGGGCAGGTCGAAGAAGTATGTCGGTTCGCCGATTCAGCGGTGGTCGGGTCGGCAATAGTTGCCGAGATCGAACGCTCCATCTCCGCGAACGACACTATCCCAATAGTCGACAGTTTCGTGCGTTCGATACTGCCGCAATTTGCAAAAACAGGTGCCGAAAACTAA